In Cryptosporangium aurantiacum, one DNA window encodes the following:
- a CDS encoding NAD-dependent succinate-semialdehyde dehydrogenase: MSTALSETAAATGYPSPALYIDGEWTAGSGDRTEPVINPATGEVLGHVPLATAADLDRALAAAARGWRVWRDTPVLRRTAILHRAADLMRERAAEIGRAMTLEQGKPLTESTGEAGRAAALLDWDTEEGRRAYGRIIPTGPGESLRVVREGIGPVAAFTPWNFPAGGPNRKIAAALAAGCSIVLKASEEVPATAVLLARCYQDAGLPAGVLNLVFGVPAEVSEHLIASPTIRFVAFTGSVPVGKLLAARAGSFMKPAIMELGGHAPVIVCDDVDPVAAAQACVRAKFTNAGQVCTSPSRFFVHESQHDAFVQAFVTATEAVVVGNGLEPGVQMGPLANARRREAVDRLVSESGAQVLTGGHALDRPGFFYAPTVLIDVPPDAALLTEEPFGPVAPILPYTDLDEVMDRANSLPYGLAAYGFTHRADRAEWLIDRFEAGILSINHAGGSVPIAPSGGFKESGYGREGGSEGLDGYLITKRVSHKLVL, from the coding sequence GTGAGTACCGCTCTATCCGAGACCGCTGCCGCCACCGGGTATCCGTCGCCGGCGCTCTACATCGACGGCGAGTGGACGGCGGGCAGCGGCGACCGCACCGAGCCGGTGATCAACCCGGCCACCGGGGAGGTCCTCGGGCACGTCCCGCTCGCCACCGCCGCCGACCTCGACCGGGCGCTGGCCGCCGCCGCCCGCGGCTGGCGGGTCTGGCGCGACACCCCGGTGCTGCGCCGCACCGCGATCCTCCACCGGGCCGCCGACCTGATGCGCGAGCGGGCCGCCGAGATCGGCCGGGCGATGACGCTCGAGCAGGGCAAGCCGCTGACGGAGTCCACCGGCGAGGCGGGCCGCGCCGCCGCGCTGCTCGACTGGGACACCGAGGAGGGCCGCCGCGCCTACGGCCGGATCATCCCGACCGGCCCCGGCGAGTCGTTGCGGGTGGTCCGCGAGGGGATCGGGCCGGTCGCCGCGTTCACGCCGTGGAACTTCCCCGCCGGTGGCCCGAACCGGAAGATCGCCGCCGCGCTCGCCGCCGGGTGCTCGATCGTCCTCAAGGCGTCGGAGGAGGTGCCGGCCACCGCGGTCCTGCTGGCCCGGTGTTACCAGGACGCCGGTCTGCCCGCCGGCGTGCTGAACCTGGTCTTCGGGGTGCCCGCCGAGGTCTCCGAGCACCTGATCGCCTCGCCGACGATCCGCTTCGTCGCGTTCACCGGCTCGGTCCCGGTCGGCAAGCTGCTCGCGGCGCGCGCCGGGTCGTTCATGAAGCCGGCGATCATGGAGCTGGGCGGCCACGCGCCGGTCATCGTCTGCGACGACGTCGACCCGGTCGCCGCCGCTCAGGCGTGCGTGCGCGCCAAGTTCACGAACGCCGGCCAGGTCTGCACGTCCCCGAGCCGGTTCTTCGTCCACGAGTCGCAGCACGACGCTTTTGTGCAGGCGTTCGTGACCGCGACCGAGGCGGTGGTGGTCGGCAACGGCCTCGAGCCCGGCGTCCAGATGGGGCCGTTGGCCAACGCCCGCCGTCGCGAGGCGGTCGACCGGCTGGTCTCGGAATCCGGGGCACAGGTCCTCACCGGGGGGCACGCGCTCGACCGGCCCGGTTTTTTCTACGCACCGACCGTCCTGATCGACGTGCCCCCGGACGCCGCGCTCCTCACCGAGGAGCCGTTCGGGCCGGTTGCGCCGATCCTCCCGTACACCGACCTCGACGAGGTGATGGACCGGGCGAACAGCCTGCCCTACGGGCTGGCCGCCTACGGCTTCACCCACCGTGCTGACCGGGCCGAGTGGCTCATCGACCGCTTCGAAGCCGGGATCCTCTCGATCAACCACGCCGGTGGGTCGGTCCCGATCGCGCCGTCCGGCGGGTTCAAGGAGAGCGGCTACGGACGGGAGGGCGGCTCGGAGGGCCTCGACGGCTACCTGATCACCAAACGCGTCTCCCACAAGTTGGTCCTATGA
- a CDS encoding fumarylacetoacetate hydrolase family protein, with translation MRWARVLDRFALIQDDLVFPVSGSPFGEYRRTGERIPLADVRLQPPVVPPTFYAVGLNYAAHVAHANATMPDRPEVGYRANSALIGHRAPVVKPADCTGRFEAEAELVAVVGARLRRCSRDEAVAGIFGWTIGNDVSARAWQHSDRTFWRAKNSDTFKPMGPWIETDADPLTASTTVTVDGETVAHFTTGAMIFDPYDYLVEISRYITLVPGDVLWMGTDAVVPLKPGTTLGISITGIGTLQNPIVQEES, from the coding sequence ATGAGATGGGCGCGGGTCCTCGACCGGTTCGCGCTGATCCAGGACGATCTCGTCTTCCCGGTTTCCGGAAGCCCGTTCGGGGAGTACCGGCGCACCGGGGAACGGATCCCGCTGGCCGACGTGCGGTTGCAGCCACCGGTGGTGCCGCCGACGTTCTACGCGGTCGGACTGAACTACGCCGCCCACGTCGCGCACGCGAACGCGACCATGCCGGACCGGCCCGAGGTGGGCTATCGCGCCAACAGCGCGCTGATCGGGCACCGCGCCCCGGTGGTCAAACCCGCCGACTGCACCGGGCGGTTCGAGGCCGAGGCCGAGCTGGTGGCGGTGGTCGGTGCGCGGCTGCGCCGCTGCTCGCGGGACGAGGCCGTAGCGGGGATCTTCGGGTGGACGATCGGCAACGACGTCAGCGCCCGTGCCTGGCAGCACTCCGACCGGACGTTCTGGCGTGCGAAGAACAGCGACACGTTCAAGCCGATGGGTCCGTGGATCGAGACCGACGCCGACCCGCTCACGGCGTCGACGACCGTGACCGTGGACGGCGAGACGGTCGCCCACTTCACGACCGGAGCGATGATCTTCGACCCGTACGACTACCTGGTCGAGATCTCCCGCTACATCACGCTCGTCCCGGGCGACGTGCTGTGGATGGGAACCGACGCGGTCGTCCCCCTGAAGCCCGGCACCACGCTGGGCATCTCGATCACCGGCATCGGGACTTTGCAGAATCCGATCGTGCAGGAGGAGTCATGA
- a CDS encoding VOC family protein, producing MSNRPAYIHHVNFPTTDPERTKEWYTKVFGMKNVTPKSNTKVVLMTRGDFDLHFTPVETMDRMAPYHFAVEVEDWDGFLAHLKELGIRHTRPIERPENQSKFCYIHDPDHTMIELVYHHRRKPIDGAPNLQPAVAEG from the coding sequence ATGAGTAACCGCCCCGCCTACATTCACCACGTCAACTTCCCGACCACCGATCCCGAGCGCACCAAAGAGTGGTACACGAAGGTCTTCGGCATGAAGAACGTGACGCCGAAGAGCAACACCAAGGTCGTCCTGATGACCCGCGGTGACTTCGACCTGCATTTCACCCCGGTCGAGACGATGGACCGGATGGCGCCGTACCACTTCGCGGTCGAGGTCGAGGACTGGGACGGGTTCCTGGCCCATCTCAAGGAGCTCGGCATCCGGCACACCCGGCCGATCGAGCGGCCGGAGAACCAGTCGAAGTTCTGCTACATCCACGACCCGGACCACACGATGATCGAGCTGGTCTACCACCACCGTCGGAAGCCGATCGACGGCGCGCCGAACCTCCAGCCTGCCGTGGCGGAGGGCTGA
- a CDS encoding alpha/beta fold hydrolase: MFATAEDGTKIYYETHGSGPAVVFVHGSGGHHAAWWQQVPAFSDRYTVVTLDLRGFGNSDSSFDEFDSRAFPDDVLAVLRAASVGPAVLLGQSIGAAAALKAALREPSLAAGVVLAHSLGGIDDAELSALVAADRAEAVKLPVIDRLLTPAFRAADPAKTFLFRQQGTFNTATMADLRNLNSDGPTIEAVVASGLPICFLAGELDAVLSGTTVRRAASKVPGSVLELVPDAPHSMYWEAPELFNAALDRFLSRVFTGVPA, from the coding sequence ATGTTCGCCACCGCCGAGGACGGCACGAAGATCTACTACGAGACGCACGGCAGCGGCCCGGCCGTGGTGTTCGTGCACGGCTCGGGTGGCCATCACGCCGCGTGGTGGCAGCAGGTGCCGGCGTTCAGCGACCGGTACACGGTCGTCACGCTCGACCTGCGGGGCTTCGGCAACTCGGACTCTTCGTTCGACGAGTTCGACAGCCGGGCCTTCCCGGACGACGTCCTCGCCGTGCTCCGGGCCGCGTCCGTGGGCCCCGCCGTCCTGCTGGGGCAGTCGATCGGGGCGGCCGCGGCGCTGAAGGCCGCGCTCCGGGAGCCGTCGCTGGCCGCCGGGGTCGTGCTCGCGCACTCGCTCGGCGGCATCGACGACGCGGAGCTCTCCGCGCTCGTCGCGGCCGACCGCGCCGAGGCGGTCAAGCTCCCGGTCATCGACCGGCTGCTGACGCCCGCGTTCCGCGCGGCCGACCCGGCCAAGACGTTCCTGTTCCGTCAGCAGGGCACGTTCAACACCGCGACCATGGCCGACCTGCGCAACCTCAACAGCGACGGTCCGACGATCGAGGCCGTGGTCGCGTCCGGCCTGCCGATCTGCTTCCTCGCCGGTGAGTTGGACGCCGTGCTGTCCGGCACGACCGTGCGCCGCGCCGCTTCCAAGGTGCCGGGTTCGGTGCTGGAGCTGGTCCCGGACGCACCGCACTCCATGTACTGGGAGGCGCCGGAGCTGTTCAACGCGGCGCTCGACCGTTTCCTCTCTCGCGTCTTCACAGGAGTTCCCGCATGA
- a CDS encoding GlcG/HbpS family heme-binding protein: protein MNGVSLDVARALVEDAKRQAQSLGKALSISVVDAGGYVILTERMDGARPMTPSIALSKAYSAAVMQRPTHMLEGWAKSDPVFFSQVARMGHQPIVATLGGYPLAGKDSSREILGGVGISGGSPAEDEKIAESIVASAGFATDFPAWAGLASGAH, encoded by the coding sequence ATGAACGGCGTCTCACTGGACGTTGCCCGCGCCCTCGTCGAGGACGCGAAGCGGCAGGCTCAGTCGCTCGGTAAAGCGCTGAGCATATCGGTCGTCGACGCGGGCGGCTACGTCATCCTCACCGAACGGATGGACGGCGCCCGCCCGATGACCCCGAGCATCGCGCTGTCGAAGGCGTACTCGGCCGCGGTCATGCAGCGCCCGACGCACATGCTCGAGGGCTGGGCGAAGAGCGACCCGGTGTTCTTCAGCCAGGTCGCCCGGATGGGGCACCAGCCGATCGTCGCCACGCTGGGCGGATACCCGCTCGCAGGTAAAGACTCGAGCCGCGAGATCCTCGGCGGCGTCGGCATCTCCGGCGGCAGCCCCGCCGAGGACGAGAAGATCGCGGAGTCGATCGTCGCCTCGGCGGGCTTCGCCACCGACTTCCCGGCGTGGGCCGGCCTGGCCTCGGGAGCGCACTGA
- a CDS encoding HNH endonuclease signature motif containing protein has translation MSEGGVGARLHGVCPGPELIAVLAGLGPVRRREIDEAGVREVLPDASEQVLVARAWQRVSAWVESRLDDAVLQVAGQWSGVSDEDWGREEIAAGLRWSGLATADRLEVARALRGRCLLTGQALAAGLITYRHAAEIVHALEPLDDETAAAVEARLLDAAERKTPAQLARQARKEVAKADPAGADERHKKARKGRRVEFTPLPDGMAEMRAILPADAAARLRANIDQLSGRVRSGDDTRTIDQRRADALVALAELGVLTATRFGSGGLDDLGADPAGETPDSGTPDGEAAPGRTSAGPVSGGRARDGRTPAGPVSGGRAPAGRTSGGRASGGRTPAGRAAAGAGQASDAEMSALVRTVLAGRRAAPPRIALTVPLSTVLGTTNTPGDLTGYGPVPPSMARELAADSRWEKWITDPGGVVTDLGRTTYRPSAELAKLVRATYPTCMFPGCSQPSYRCDLDHNIRRIDGGPTSTKNLVPLCRRHHRAKDEAGWGLVHHPDTGACTWTSPAGHTYTVAPPDQSDEPDTLDMPADWTRALAPEPALAGAPASGGLDEPPPF, from the coding sequence ATGAGTGAAGGCGGAGTGGGTGCGCGGCTCCACGGGGTATGCCCCGGGCCGGAACTGATTGCCGTACTCGCCGGGCTGGGCCCGGTGCGGCGGCGGGAGATCGACGAGGCCGGGGTCCGAGAGGTACTTCCGGACGCGAGCGAGCAGGTGCTCGTCGCGCGAGCGTGGCAGCGGGTCTCGGCGTGGGTGGAGTCTCGGCTCGACGATGCAGTGCTGCAGGTCGCCGGGCAATGGTCCGGTGTGAGCGACGAGGACTGGGGCCGGGAGGAGATCGCCGCCGGACTGCGCTGGTCCGGCCTGGCTACCGCTGACCGCCTCGAGGTGGCCCGCGCGCTGCGCGGCCGATGCCTGCTCACCGGCCAGGCCCTCGCCGCCGGTCTGATCACCTACCGGCACGCCGCGGAGATCGTTCACGCTCTTGAGCCTTTGGACGATGAGACGGCCGCCGCCGTGGAAGCCCGCTTGTTGGATGCGGCTGAGCGCAAGACACCGGCGCAGTTGGCGCGTCAGGCGCGCAAGGAGGTCGCGAAGGCGGATCCGGCGGGCGCCGATGAGCGGCACAAGAAGGCGCGGAAGGGTCGGCGGGTGGAGTTCACCCCGCTGCCCGACGGGATGGCCGAGATGCGCGCCATCCTGCCCGCCGACGCCGCGGCCCGTTTGCGCGCGAACATCGACCAGCTCTCGGGCCGCGTCCGGTCCGGCGACGACACACGCACCATCGACCAGCGCCGCGCTGATGCGCTGGTGGCTCTGGCCGAACTCGGCGTGCTCACCGCGACCCGCTTCGGCTCAGGCGGGCTCGACGACCTCGGCGCCGACCCCGCCGGTGAGACACCCGACAGCGGAACGCCCGATGGCGAGGCGGCCCCCGGCCGGACGTCCGCGGGCCCGGTGTCCGGTGGCCGGGCGCGCGATGGCCGGACCCCCGCGGGCCCGGTGTCCGGTGGTCGGGCGCCCGCGGGCCGGACGTCCGGCGGCCGGGCGTCCGGCGGCCGCACCCCCGCGGGCCGGGCGGCGGCCGGCGCTGGCCAGGCGTCCGATGCTGAGATGTCGGCGCTGGTCCGGACCGTGCTGGCCGGACGCCGTGCCGCGCCGCCGCGGATCGCGTTGACCGTGCCACTGTCCACCGTGCTCGGCACCACGAACACCCCCGGCGACCTCACCGGCTACGGACCCGTCCCACCCTCGATGGCCCGCGAACTCGCCGCCGACAGCCGCTGGGAAAAGTGGATCACCGACCCCGGTGGCGTGGTCACCGACCTCGGCCGCACCACGTACCGGCCGTCCGCGGAGCTCGCCAAGCTGGTGCGGGCCACCTACCCCACCTGTATGTTCCCCGGCTGCTCCCAACCGTCCTACCGCTGCGACCTCGACCACAACATCCGCCGCATCGACGGCGGCCCCACCAGCACCAAAAACCTGGTCCCCTTGTGCCGACGCCATCACCGCGCCAAAGACGAAGCGGGCTGGGGTCTCGTCCACCACCCCGACACCGGGGCCTGCACCTGGACCAGCCCCGCCGGCCACACCTACACCGTCGCCCCACCCGACCAAAGCGATGAACCGGACACCCTGGACATGCCGGCGGACTGGACGCGGGCCCTCGCACCGGAGCCCGCGCTCGCAGGCGCACCGGCCTCGGGCGGCCTCGACGAGCCGCCGCCCTTCTAA
- a CDS encoding SDR family NAD(P)-dependent oxidoreductase: MSEQNTYRQVALVTGANKGIGRAAAEQLADLGMTVVIGARDPRRGEEAAAALREAGGDVHAVTLDVTEEDVVRAAAAWIEERFGHLDVLINNAGITGSGQVSPADATDQIPSGVDLDMVRSVFETNVFGVIAVTNAVLPLLRRSRAPRIVNVSSHAGSLTLNSDLDGPFAALLPSAAYSPSKSALTALTVQYAKELRKDGILVNAAAPGYVDTDSNNHTGFLTPAQGAAVLVRLATLGADGPTAGFFGEGGSIVW; encoded by the coding sequence ATGAGTGAGCAGAACACGTATCGGCAAGTCGCGCTCGTCACCGGCGCGAACAAGGGGATCGGCCGGGCAGCCGCAGAGCAGCTTGCCGACCTGGGCATGACGGTCGTGATCGGGGCCCGGGATCCGCGGCGCGGTGAGGAAGCCGCTGCCGCGCTGCGGGAGGCAGGCGGCGACGTGCACGCGGTCACGCTCGACGTCACCGAGGAGGACGTCGTCCGGGCGGCCGCCGCGTGGATCGAGGAGCGGTTCGGCCACCTCGACGTCCTGATCAACAACGCCGGCATCACCGGCTCCGGGCAGGTCTCGCCCGCCGACGCCACCGATCAGATTCCCAGCGGCGTCGACCTGGACATGGTCCGGTCGGTGTTCGAGACCAACGTCTTCGGGGTGATCGCGGTGACCAACGCGGTGCTGCCCCTGCTGCGGCGGTCACGGGCGCCGCGCATCGTCAACGTCAGCAGCCACGCGGGGTCGCTGACGCTGAACAGCGACCTGGACGGTCCGTTCGCGGCGCTGCTGCCGTCGGCCGCGTACTCGCCGTCCAAGAGCGCGTTGACCGCGTTGACCGTGCAGTACGCCAAGGAACTGCGCAAGGACGGCATCCTCGTCAACGCGGCCGCGCCGGGCTACGTCGACACCGACAGCAACAACCACACCGGTTTCCTGACGCCGGCGCAGGGCGCCGCCGTACTGGTGCGGCTGGCCACGCTCGGCGCCGACGGACCGACCGCCGGGTTCTTCGGCGAGGGAGGCAGCATCGTCTGGTGA
- a CDS encoding RNA polymerase sigma-70 factor has product MSDPNPDEFQDLRPLLFSIAYRILGSVSEAEDAVQETWLRYAASSTQPDSVKAFLSTTVTRIAIDVLRSARVRREEYAGPWFPEPLLADPYDDPARAAELADSVSMAALLLLERLSPLERAVFVLREVFGFGFPEVASTVGRSEAACRQLMVRARRHMDSGRPRYEADRAEREKLAARFLDAFRDGDVDGVRDLLSADVALIGDAGGKGPQWGDRFVGSENVAGVLAALMPLFDRIDAGVELREVNGQPGAIFHDRSGDILSVWSLDILDGQIQAIRTLNNPDKLGHLGPVADAWAALREAREPTE; this is encoded by the coding sequence ATGAGCGACCCGAACCCCGACGAGTTCCAGGATCTGCGTCCGCTGCTGTTCTCGATCGCCTACCGGATCCTGGGCAGCGTGAGCGAGGCCGAGGACGCCGTCCAGGAGACCTGGCTCCGGTACGCCGCCTCGTCCACGCAACCCGACTCGGTCAAGGCGTTCCTCTCGACGACCGTGACCCGCATCGCGATCGACGTCCTGCGCTCCGCCCGGGTCCGGCGGGAGGAGTACGCCGGACCGTGGTTCCCGGAACCGCTGCTCGCCGACCCGTACGACGATCCCGCCCGGGCGGCGGAGCTGGCCGACTCGGTGTCGATGGCGGCCCTGTTGCTCCTCGAACGGCTCAGCCCGCTCGAACGTGCGGTGTTCGTGCTGCGGGAGGTGTTCGGCTTCGGTTTCCCCGAGGTCGCGTCCACGGTGGGGCGCTCGGAGGCCGCCTGCCGCCAGCTCATGGTGCGGGCACGCCGCCACATGGACTCGGGGCGCCCCCGGTACGAGGCCGACCGCGCCGAACGCGAGAAGCTCGCCGCGCGTTTCCTCGACGCGTTCCGGGACGGGGACGTCGACGGGGTGCGGGACCTGCTGTCCGCCGACGTCGCGCTGATCGGCGACGCTGGGGGCAAGGGGCCGCAGTGGGGCGACCGCTTCGTCGGGTCCGAGAACGTGGCCGGCGTGCTCGCCGCGCTCATGCCGCTGTTCGACCGGATCGACGCGGGGGTGGAGCTGCGTGAGGTGAACGGACAGCCCGGCGCGATCTTCCACGATCGGAGCGGCGACATCCTCAGCGTCTGGTCACTCGACATCCTGGACGGACAGATCCAGGCGATCCGGACGTTGAACAACCCCGACAAGCTCGGGCATCTGGGTCCGGTCGCGGACGCCTGGGCAGCGCTTCGGGAGGCTCGTGAGCCGACCGAGTGA